The proteins below come from a single Triticum aestivum cultivar Chinese Spring chromosome 5D, IWGSC CS RefSeq v2.1, whole genome shotgun sequence genomic window:
- the LOC123119472 gene encoding beta-1,2-xylosyltransferase XYXT1 — MGSPKAARSKASQLGGIWRRRVGAPFAALLVAAVLVLVLFTGRFPQGPDASSRFTPVHVDDSTPRTVSSTDQDLETSDSSKQEGEGGDQKIELDESSMEAMEEQKQPREDTPETKPASQGTTPANSDLDGKGGTASTTAPDQEESSEAGSGSAPYTKCTPPPNSTVCDLSNSRFDICELCGDARTIGQSSTVMYVPHTETSDGEEWSIRAQSRKNIPWVKKVTVKSLNTSQPAPKCTSKHAMPAIVFALGGLTANVWHDFSDVLVPLFLTARQFDRDVQLLITNNQPWFSKKYMTILSKLTRYDIIDFDSDDQVRCYPHVIVGLRSHGDLGIYPNLSPQNYTMMDFRLFVREAYGLPAAKVAIPYKADRDDPDKKPRIMLIDRGKTRRFINAPYIVQGLEWFGFEVVKVDPKMDSSLDEFARLVDSCDAIMGAHGAGLTNMVFLRSGGVVVHIVPYGIEFMADGFYGKPARDMGLGHVKYGISPEESTLLEKYGWNHTVIKDPETIRSSGWDKVGEVYMTKQDIVLNMTRFGPVLLKAIDFIM; from the exons ATGGGGTCCCCGAAGGCGGCCAGGAGCAAGGCGAGTCAGCTGGGCGGCATCTGGCGCCGCAGGGTCGGCGCGCCCTTCGCCGCCCTCCTAGTGGCGGCCGTCCTTGTCCTCGTCCTCTTCACCGGCCGCTTCCCGCAGGGCCCCGACG CTTCCTCGCGGTTCACCCCGGTACATGTGGACGACTCCACCCCCCGGACAGTCTCCTCCACGGACCAAG ACTTGGAGACATCTGATTCGTCAAAGCAAGAAGGGGAGGGGGGTGACCAAAAAATTG AGCTTGATGAATCTTCCATGGAGGCAATGGAAGAGCAGAAACAGCCTCGTGAGGACACTCCTG AGACCAAACCAGCATCTCAAGGCACTACTCCAGCCAACTCTGACTTGGATGGCAAGGGAGGGACGGCGTCCACGACAGCGCCGGACCAAGAAGAAAGTAGTGAAGCAGGATCCG GTTCAGCACCATACACCAAGTGCACGCCTCCACCGAACTCGACGGTCTGCGACCTGTCCAACTCGCGCTTCGACATATGTGAGTTGTGCGGTGATGCTCGCACCATTGGTCAGTCGTCCACTGTCATGTATGTCCCACACACAGAAACTTCCGACGGTGAAGAGTGGAGTATTCGAGCCCAGTCTCGAAAGAACATTCCCTGGGTCAAGAAGGTGACTGTCAAATCTCTGAATACCTCGCAACCAGCACCAAAGTGCACCTCCAAGCATGCCATGCCAGCCATTGTATTTGCCCTTGGTGGGCTCACAGCAAATGTTTGGCATGACTTCAGTGATGTCCTTGTTCCACTGTTCCTCACTGCCCGCCAGTTCGACAGGGATGTTCAACTCCTCATCACAAACAATCAACCCTGGTTCAGCAAGAAGTACATGACAATCTTGAGCAAACTCACAAGGTACGACATCATAGATTTTGATTCAGACGACCAGGTCAGGTGCTATCCGCATGTCATTGTTGGTCTGAGGAGCCATGGTGACCTTGGCATCTATCCGAACTTGTCACCACAGAACTACACAATGATGGACTTCCGGTTGTTTGTCCGGGAAGCCTATGGTTTGCCTGCAGCCAAGGTGGCCATTCCCTACAAGGCCGATAGAGATGATCCTGACAAGAAGCCCCGCATAATGCTAATTGATCGGGGCAAAACCCGGAGGTTCATCAACGCACCGTACATTGTCCAAGGGCTGGAATGGTTTGGTTTTGAGGTGGTCAAGGTTGACCCGAAGATGGACTCTAGTCTTGATGAATTTGCCCGCCTTGTTGACTCGTGCGATGCAATCATGGGCGCGCATGGCGCGGGCTTGACTAACATGGTGTTCCTGCGATCAGGGGGAGTGGTGGTGCACATTGTGCCGTATGGGATTGAATTCATGGCTGATGGGTTCTATGGTAAACCGGCACGGGACATGGGCCTGGGCCATGTCAAGTACGGCATCAGTCCAGAGGAGAGCACGTTGCTGGAGAAATATGGGTGGAACCATACTGTGATCAAAGACCCTGAAACCATTAGGAGCAGTGGATGGGACAAGGTTGGGGAGGTTTACATGACCAAGCAGGACATTGTCCTTAACATGACAAGGTTTGGGCCTGTTTTGCTGAAGGCAATAGATTTTATCATGTAG